A window of Pullulanibacillus sp. KACC 23026 genomic DNA:
ATGCACCATATTCATCACAGCGCTTGAGCTGCCGTTCTTCACATTATTAATGACTTTACCCATTTGCTTTCGAGTGCCACGATCAATAAGAGAGACGCAGGCACCGAGTAAGCCCCCAATAAGCATATATCTGCCTAATTTACTTTTTGGTCCTCGTGTATCCATCTTTGGACTTGAGTTGTATTGATCATATGAACTGTATCGATCATAAGTGTCCACTGCAATCGCCTCCCGTACTAATTTGTAACCAACCATAGGTTACATGCTATTAGTGTGAATCATTAGGAGGTGTAATATGAGAGAACTCACTTAGAAAATCTTAGGTAAACAAGGATAACACCTTTTGAATTGGAAAAAAGTTAAAGGAGATGGAAATAAAGGAATAGCGTTTCGCCTATTTCGGTTGAGCGTAACGAGAATACGCTATCCTCCGCTAAACTGGGCCGGAATGCCGAATTAAGAGAATGACGTTACGACTATTTCAGTTGAGCGTAACGAGAATACGCTATCCCCCACTAAACTAGGCCGGAATGCCGAAATAAGGGAATGACGTTACGACTATTTCGGTTGAGCGTAACGAGAATACGCTATCCTCCACGAATCGGGCCCCAAATGCCGAATTAAGAGAATGACGTTACGCCTATTTCAGTTGAGCGTAACGAGAATACGCTATCCTCCGCAAATCCGGACGGAATGACGAAATAACGGAATGGCGTTACGCCTATTTCGGTTGAGCGTAACGAGAATACGCTATCCTCCACGAATCGGGCCCCAAATGCTGAAATAAGGGAATGACGTTACGACTATTTCAGTTGAGCGTAACGTGGATACGCTATCCTCCGCAAATCCGGACGGAATGACGAAATAACGGAATGACGTTACGACTATTTCGGTTGAGCGTAACGAGAATACGCTATCCTCCACGAATCGGGCCTAAATGCCGAAATAAGGGAATGACGTTTCGCCTATTTCAGTTGAGCGTAACGAGAATACGCTATCCTCCACGAATCAGGCCACAAATGCCGAAATAAGAGAATGACGTTACGCCTATTTCGGTTGAGCGTAACGAGAATACGCTATCCTCCACGAATCAGGCCCAAATGCCGAAATAAGGGAATGACGTTTCGCCTATTTCAGTTGAGCGTAACGTGGATACGCTATCCTCCACGAATTTGGCCACAAATGCCGAAATAAGAGAATGACGTTACGCCTATTTCAGTTGAGCGTAACGAGAATACGCTATCCTCCACGAATCGGGCCCCAAATGCCGAATTAAGGGAATGACGTTACGCCTATTTCGGTTGAGCGTAACGAGAATACGCTATCCTCCACGAATCAGGCCCCAAATGCCGAAATAAGAGAATGACGTTACGCCTATTTCAGTTGAGCGTAACGAGAATACGCTATCGACCTTGAAATTGGCCAATTTGCAAATTTGGCGTAACGAGGATACGCTATCGGCCTTGATTTTTCCTCATCTTACTTTCAATTTTTATTGTTTGGTCCTGGAGTCGGTCATTTGTTTCCAAACGGAGCCTTGAGCAGCTTGACCGCCTTCGATCCTTTCAATGGCCATTTGGATTTGGAGCGCCACTTCAAATTCGGGATCCTCTTTCGCTGCTTTTAGTGCCTCTAGGGCTGATTCATCGCCAACTTCATATAAAAACATAGCGGCTCGCCAACGGACAATTTTACTTGGATCCTTTAGGGCCTCAATCATTGCGGGAATAGCTTGTGGATCGCCAATATCGGATAGGGCGTCCCCCGCTGTCCGTCTAACCGTCACTGTTTTGTCTTTTAACGCCTTGTAGAGATAAGGCAGCACGGCTTGATCCCCAATGAGTCCTAAGTAAACAACCGCTAGGCGGCGAATCGCCACTTTTTCATCCTCTAATGCTTTTGTTAAAACAGGCAGGTCATCAAGAGTAGGATCCATCCGATCGAGGGCTGCATAGCGCTTCTTCCAATCTGAATCCTCAAGCATGTCCAAGGTAACCTTGTGATAGGGGCGTTCAGGCTTCGCGCTTGGATGGAGCGCACGTTCGACTAACTCGTTCAGGCGCTCTTGATCATAGGCTGCCGATAGTTCATCCACAATATCCTTCTTAATAGCTTCTATATCGCCATATCTTGGATAGTTTTCAACCCATTTCCTATCGAGAATAACGTTTTCGGAGGCGGCTTGAGCCTTCATGACCGCTTCTATAAAACGTTGCGGCAAACCCACGCGTATCTCCTCGCCATCAACCTCCAGCTTTACTTGCATGGGCAGATCAAATAACAGTTGGATGAAGACACGAACTTCACCAAACACATGCTCAGACTGACCGGCTTCTGCCCGCTTTTCTTCAAGCGAATCCTCACCAAAGAGACTTCGAACCTTTGGTAAAATGACTTCCCATTCATATTTAGGATGGCGTTCAAGTGAAATAAAATCAGCCACCCGATAGAGCGCTTTGACTCCTTGTACCCCTAAGAGATTCTTCAATAACTCATCAGGTGCTTCCATTGATTTTTCTGGCGTTAAGGCATAGCTCTTTCCCATCGGCAAATGCTCTGACACAACCAGCTTCATGTTATTAGGACTTGGAGTGGGTTCAATTTTAATCAGTTTCATTCGCCAAAACCTCCTCTTCTAGATGGTTTTCTTTAATAATTCGGTCAAGCAGCGCTTCTGTTCCAGCTTTTACTAAGCGGTAAGTTTCTTCAAAGTCCCCTGTATACCAAGGGTCCGGAACGTCTTTCTCTTGGATATGCGGACATTCATCCAGCAACCGTGTAATGCTTAAACTTGTAGATTTAGGGCTTTTCCGTTTCATATCCTGCACATTTTTCTGATCCATGGCAACTAGATACTGGAAATCACTAAAGTCTTTTTCTTGAAATTCTCTTGCCTTAATCGTACTGTAGTCGATTCCTTTTTCTCTTAATAGACGCTGTGTCCCTCTATGCGGAGCTTCTCCGATATGCCATTTTCCAGTTCCTGCTGAATCAATTTCTATAAGATGCGCTAACCCTTTATTCTTAACTAACTCTCGAAATACAGCTTCTGCCATTGGCGACCTGCAAATATTTCCCAAACATACAAATAAAACGCGAATCATCGTTGTCCTCCTACCCCTTCTAGGTGCATATTATAATAGTAGCTCATTTAAAAAAATGAAAATGATAAAGCAATTAAAAGTGTTTTGAAACGGGAGAACCGTCCCCGCGTTCCAGTCCCCGCGTTCCAGTTAGCTCCTGGTTCTTTTTCTTATTTTTAATGATAACAATTGGATGTTCAAACGCCAACCTTCAGCTTTCTCCTGCTGCAAGTTCTGGGGTTAAGTCAGGTCTAGTGTTGAATCCTATTTTAACAGTGGACCAAGTTGGACAGACTTGCAGGTTTTCTTTTACAGTCAGAAATCAGACTGAGAAGCCCCTTTCTTTAACTTTCAATACCACTCAGCGCTTTGATTATCTTATCAAGGACGAATCTGGGCAAAAAAAGGAGCAGTTCTCGGATTCCCACTTATTTGGTCAAATGGTTTCAACTCTCACATTAAAGCCAGATGAAAGCCTGCACTATAAAGGGACGTTACCGAAGCTTGAACCGGGTCACTATCAAATCACCTTCTGGTTGAGTGATGATCATTATAAGTCAAAGATACAACAAAATTTTGTGGTGAACTAATCAAGGGGTTTAGTTTGAAAATTTATAAGAAACTGTCACTTAGGCGACTTTACTACCGCTCTAAAGAAACCTTTTGGTAAAATAAAGAGGATAATAAATTAGGGGGGTTGCCTTAATGGCTGAAACAAAACTTGATCAAACATGGAATCTTGATACTTTTTTTGAAGGTGGAAGTCAATCGGAAAGCTTCGCCGCTTTCGTCCAAGAGCTCAAAACGGATATTGAGTCTTTTATATCTGCTTTAAACACCTTATCACTCCCTGCGTTACCTGAGAGATTAAATCAATTTGCTGATCTATCCAAAAGAATGAGACAAGCCTCTGCCTATGTAAGCTGCCTTACCGCACAAGATATGGCCGATAAGAAAGCTACCCAACTTCAAGGGCAGACACAGGTCTTAAGTGCCTCTTTAAATACAGCCGATTTACAAATTAATCAATTTCTCTCAAACGTTCCTGATCCTGAATGGCAGAATTTCTTAGCGACTGATTATGGACAAGAAGTCCGCTTCCCGCTTGAAGAGGGACGACTTGAAGCAAAAGAAAAGTTGTCCATTGATAAAGAAAAACTCATTAGTCAATTGTCGGTTGATGGGTATCACGGATGGAGCCAGCTCTATAATACGACAGTTGGTCAAATGGGCATTGAAGTGGAGCTTCCTGATGAAGGCAAAAGAACAGTTTCTGTCGGTCAAGCAGCAAATCTCCTTTCTTCAAACAATCGTGATGTCCGTGAACATGTATTTGAAAGATGGGAAAAGGCCTGGACAGATGTTGCTGACTTCTGTAGTGCCTCCATTAATCACATTGCCGGATTCCGCTTAAATGTTTATGAACAGCGCGGCTGGGATCAAGTGTTAAAAGAACCCCTAAAGCTTAACCGAATGTCGCAAAAAACATTGGATACTATGTGGGAAGTGATTACCGATTACAAATCCCATCTCGTTAGCTATTTACATAAAAAAGCAGAGCTTCTCGGCGTTGACAAATTAACTTGGGCAGACGTCGATGCGCCCATTTCTAATGTCGAAGAAAAAGTGAGCTATGAGGAGGCTTGTGAATTTATCGTCGAGCAATTTTCATCCTTTAACCCAAAAATGGGTACTTTTGCTGAGCACGCCCTGGGCAACCGCTGGGTCGAAGCGGAAGACCGTGCCGGAAAACGCCCTGGCGGCTTCTGTACAAGCTTCCCAATGAGTCAAGAATCGCGCATTTTCATGACCTTCAGCGGAACAGCCTCTAATATCTCAACCCTTGCTCATGAGCTTGGACATGCATATCATCAACATGTAATGAATGACCTAAACTATTTGAATCAGCATTATGCAATGAATGTAGCGGAAACAGCCTCTACATTTGCTGAACAAATTGTCAGTGATGCCTCCATTCGGACCGCGGAATCGAAAGAACGCAAGCTGCAGCTCCTTGAGGATAAACTCCAACGTGCTGTTGCCTTTTTTATGAACATCCATGCCCGGTTCTTATTTGAAACTCGGTTTTATGAAGAGCGCAAAAATGGCTCTGTATCAGTGGAGCGTCTTAATACCCTTATGGAAGAAGCTCAAAAAGAAGCATTCTGTGGGGAACTTGCCTCCTATCACCCTTCCTTCTGGGAATCCAAGCTTCATTTTTATATTACCTATGTACCATTTTACAACTTCCCGTACACATTCGGTTACATGTTCAGCACAGGTATCTATGCCCGTGCAGTAGAAGAAGGAGCCTCATTTAGTGATAAATATGACGCCCTCCTTTGCGATACCGGTTCTATGACTGTAGAGGAACTGGCCCTCAAACACCTCGGTGTTAACCTTGAGCAACGCGACTTCTGGGAACAAGCATGTCAACAAATAGTCAAGGACATCGATCTATTCTTGGAACTAGCTGAATAACCTTTTTTTACGAAGTCGGCACTCATTGCTGACTTCTTTTTTTAGGCCAGATTTAGGTATAATGGAAGCATTAGGAGGATGGATCCATGAAATTACCTGATGCTTTTGAAGAAAGAATGAACCAGATGCTTGGAGCTGAAGCGGAGGCCTTTCTCAATACATACGAAGAGCCTAAATCCCAAGGTCTCCGGTTTAATCCATTAAAAATAGACCGAGATGCCTTTTTGAAACTGACACCATTTGACTTACAACCTGTTCCTTTTT
This region includes:
- a CDS encoding conserved virulence factor C family protein, which translates into the protein MKLIKIEPTPSPNNMKLVVSEHLPMGKSYALTPEKSMEAPDELLKNLLGVQGVKALYRVADFISLERHPKYEWEVILPKVRSLFGEDSLEEKRAEAGQSEHVFGEVRVFIQLLFDLPMQVKLEVDGEEIRVGLPQRFIEAVMKAQAASENVILDRKWVENYPRYGDIEAIKKDIVDELSAAYDQERLNELVERALHPSAKPERPYHKVTLDMLEDSDWKKRYAALDRMDPTLDDLPVLTKALEDEKVAIRRLAVVYLGLIGDQAVLPYLYKALKDKTVTVRRTAGDALSDIGDPQAIPAMIEALKDPSKIVRWRAAMFLYEVGDESALEALKAAKEDPEFEVALQIQMAIERIEGGQAAQGSVWKQMTDSRTKQ
- a CDS encoding low molecular weight protein-tyrosine-phosphatase; this encodes MIRVLFVCLGNICRSPMAEAVFRELVKNKGLAHLIEIDSAGTGKWHIGEAPHRGTQRLLREKGIDYSTIKAREFQEKDFSDFQYLVAMDQKNVQDMKRKSPKSTSLSITRLLDECPHIQEKDVPDPWYTGDFEETYRLVKAGTEALLDRIIKENHLEEEVLANETD
- a CDS encoding BsuPI-related putative proteinase inhibitor, coding for MLNPILTVDQVGQTCRFSFTVRNQTEKPLSLTFNTTQRFDYLIKDESGQKKEQFSDSHLFGQMVSTLTLKPDESLHYKGTLPKLEPGHYQITFWLSDDHYKSKIQQNFVVN
- a CDS encoding M3 family oligoendopeptidase — translated: MAETKLDQTWNLDTFFEGGSQSESFAAFVQELKTDIESFISALNTLSLPALPERLNQFADLSKRMRQASAYVSCLTAQDMADKKATQLQGQTQVLSASLNTADLQINQFLSNVPDPEWQNFLATDYGQEVRFPLEEGRLEAKEKLSIDKEKLISQLSVDGYHGWSQLYNTTVGQMGIEVELPDEGKRTVSVGQAANLLSSNNRDVREHVFERWEKAWTDVADFCSASINHIAGFRLNVYEQRGWDQVLKEPLKLNRMSQKTLDTMWEVITDYKSHLVSYLHKKAELLGVDKLTWADVDAPISNVEEKVSYEEACEFIVEQFSSFNPKMGTFAEHALGNRWVEAEDRAGKRPGGFCTSFPMSQESRIFMTFSGTASNISTLAHELGHAYHQHVMNDLNYLNQHYAMNVAETASTFAEQIVSDASIRTAESKERKLQLLEDKLQRAVAFFMNIHARFLFETRFYEERKNGSVSVERLNTLMEEAQKEAFCGELASYHPSFWESKLHFYITYVPFYNFPYTFGYMFSTGIYARAVEEGASFSDKYDALLCDTGSMTVEELALKHLGVNLEQRDFWEQACQQIVKDIDLFLELAE